The Candidatus Methanoperedens sp. genome contains a region encoding:
- a CDS encoding DNA topoisomerase IV subunit A codes for MNETEKSNKEIRDSLSKTTLKKLIQDFYEQFESETIPHITLPSRTKKNIELNTDSDVWVYGDNESMRSAKTVKGATQLLKTSHVVELLMKGHLDQNKSSTLRELYYISENWDVAKFNEQAESDRLIEDLEIITGLQREDFHVRPEENGATLYGPIKIKELTKRGDRTMHCQDEVGEAGYQIPYNVETIKFVEHDAKFIIAIETGGMQDRLIENGFDEKFDAILVHLKGQPARSTRRIIKRMNEELKLPVVVFTDGDPWSFRIYASVAYGAIKSAHLSEFMATPAAKFIGVQASDIVEYQLSTDKLNDQDIKALESELTDPRFDTPYWKDQINLMLKIGKKAEQQAFAGKGLDYVTDKYLPERLTEMGVI; via the coding sequence ATGAATGAAACTGAAAAAAGCAATAAGGAGATACGGGATTCCCTCTCAAAGACGACTTTAAAGAAACTCATCCAGGATTTCTATGAGCAATTTGAGAGCGAGACCATTCCTCATATCACGCTGCCCTCGCGAACCAAGAAGAACATCGAATTGAACACGGACAGCGACGTATGGGTTTATGGTGATAACGAGAGCATGCGCAGCGCCAAAACCGTAAAGGGCGCAACCCAGCTTCTTAAGACATCGCATGTGGTGGAACTCTTGATGAAGGGACATCTTGACCAGAATAAGAGCTCGACCCTGAGAGAATTGTATTATATCAGCGAAAACTGGGATGTCGCAAAATTCAACGAACAGGCAGAAAGCGACCGCCTGATCGAAGACCTTGAGATAATAACTGGCTTGCAGCGCGAGGATTTCCATGTCCGTCCCGAAGAGAATGGCGCGACACTGTACGGACCTATCAAGATCAAGGAATTAACAAAGCGCGGCGACCGCACCATGCACTGCCAGGATGAGGTTGGCGAGGCAGGATACCAGATACCTTATAATGTGGAGACCATAAAGTTCGTGGAGCATGATGCCAAATTCATTATAGCCATCGAGACAGGCGGTATGCAGGACAGGCTTATCGAGAACGGGTTTGATGAGAAATTCGATGCCATTCTTGTGCACTTGAAAGGCCAGCCCGCACGAAGTACCCGGCGCATTATCAAGCGCATGAACGAGGAACTCAAGCTGCCCGTTGTCGTATTCACGGACGGTGATCCCTGGAGCTTTCGCATATACGCAAGCGTAGCCTACGGCGCCATCAAGAGTGCGCATCTATCCGAGTTCATGGCAACGCCTGCGGCGAAATTTATCGGGGTGCAGGCATCTGATATCGTGGAGTACCAGCTTTCTACTGACAAGCTGAATGACCAGGACATCAAGGCGCTTGAGAGCGAGCTTACTGATCCGAGATTTGATACGCCATACTGGAAAGACCAGATAAACCTGATGCTAAAGATCGGGAAGAAGGCTGAACAGCAGGCATTTGCGGGGAAGGGTCTGGATTATGTTACGGATAAGTATTTGCCGGAGAGGTTGACGGAGATGGGAGTGATTTGA
- a CDS encoding DNA topoisomerase VI subunit B, which translates to MVIAEELAKKQKAISIAEFFEKNRQILGFDSGTRSLLTSVKEAVDNSLDACEESGILPDIFIKLENTSKTNLTLIVEDNGPGIVKEQIPRVFAKLLYGSRFHAVKQSRGQQGIGISATVLYSQLTSGRPVKIISKIDRDAPAHYFELLINTHTNEPEILVDKIVDWDRMRGTRLELEMEASYARGRRQSVYEYLKDTAIVNPHARITLIEPDNNQIIFERATDKLPLQAKEILPHPHGIELGTLMKMLRYCETDRLDSFLRSSFSRMGPKTADEICMKASLDPETNPKAIKLDEAKRLHGAFKIVRILAPSTDCLSPITEELIRKGVGKEHTVDFIETTTRPASVHNGHPFQVEAGIAYGGNLPKEEKVEILRFANRVPLLYQQGACAITHAIENLNWRGYSLNQPGGSLPIGPVIILVHVASTHIPFTSESKEAIADVPEIISEVELALKDVARRLKNYLSRQDNLEKRREKEEIIYSILPRIAKKVGEILERPTPDITPIVAKIMRNVFCQRVVKQNGNGCEVEIHFKNHGDSVHHFNLHETLPYSIVSPSPEPKKIPVGKQVDYVWKVSLKPGEQKAIIYRLDIALEEAAKLPQLVVEGIESELITGAKAVNV; encoded by the coding sequence GGCATCTTACCTGATATTTTTATTAAACTTGAAAATACATCTAAAACGAATTTAACCCTGATAGTTGAGGATAATGGGCCCGGGATCGTAAAGGAACAGATCCCCAGGGTTTTTGCAAAATTGCTTTATGGCTCACGCTTTCATGCGGTAAAACAAAGCCGCGGGCAGCAGGGCATCGGCATCTCTGCAACCGTGCTTTATTCCCAGTTAACTTCAGGCAGGCCCGTAAAGATTATTTCCAAAATAGATCGCGATGCTCCGGCTCATTATTTTGAACTGCTTATAAACACCCATACCAACGAACCTGAGATACTTGTCGATAAGATCGTGGACTGGGACAGGATGCGGGGAACGCGTCTTGAACTTGAGATGGAAGCTTCCTATGCCAGGGGACGAAGACAATCTGTTTACGAATACCTGAAGGATACGGCGATTGTAAATCCCCATGCCCGCATAACTCTTATTGAACCTGATAATAACCAGATAATATTTGAAAGGGCGACCGACAAACTGCCTTTGCAGGCTAAGGAAATACTGCCGCATCCTCATGGCATTGAGCTTGGTACGTTAATGAAGATGCTGCGGTACTGTGAAACAGACAGGCTTGATTCGTTTTTGCGAAGCTCATTTTCAAGAATGGGACCAAAAACCGCTGATGAGATCTGCATGAAAGCAAGCCTGGATCCTGAAACAAATCCAAAAGCGATCAAGCTGGATGAAGCAAAAAGGCTTCACGGGGCATTCAAGATCGTCAGGATACTGGCGCCGTCCACTGACTGCCTGTCTCCCATAACCGAGGAACTTATCCGGAAAGGTGTGGGGAAGGAACATACTGTGGATTTCATTGAAACTACCACGCGTCCTGCGTCTGTGCATAACGGCCATCCATTCCAGGTGGAAGCTGGCATTGCTTATGGCGGCAATCTCCCAAAGGAGGAAAAGGTAGAGATTCTAAGATTTGCAAATCGTGTGCCTCTTTTATACCAGCAGGGAGCATGCGCCATAACACATGCGATTGAGAATCTTAACTGGAGGGGTTATTCGTTAAACCAGCCAGGTGGATCATTGCCTATCGGTCCTGTAATAATCCTGGTGCATGTGGCATCAACACATATCCCTTTTACTTCCGAATCAAAAGAAGCAATAGCAGATGTACCTGAAATCATAAGTGAGGTGGAACTTGCGCTCAAGGATGTGGCGCGAAGGCTCAAGAATTATCTGTCAAGGCAGGATAATCTTGAAAAAAGGCGTGAAAAGGAAGAAATAATCTATTCTATCCTGCCCCGCATTGCAAAGAAAGTGGGAGAGATATTAGAGCGCCCCACACCTGATATTACGCCGATCGTTGCAAAAATAATGAGAAATGTATTTTGCCAGCGCGTGGTAAAGCAGAACGGGAACGGGTGCGAGGTAGAGATACATTTTAAAAATCATGGGGATTCGGTGCATCATTTTAATCTTCATGAGACGCTCCCGTATTCTATCGTATCGCCAAGTCCTGAGCCAAAAAAGATCCCTGTGGGAAAACAGGTCGATTATGTGTGGAAAGTCTCTCTTAAACCGGGTGAGCAGAAAGCCATCATCTACAGGCTGGATATCGCTCTTGAAGAGGCGGCAAAACTGCCACAGCTTGTGGTCGAGGGCATTGAGAGCGAACTTATTACAGGCGCAAAGGCGGTCAACGTATGA